In a single window of the Saccharothrix australiensis genome:
- a CDS encoding GntR family transcriptional regulator, translating to MPASHFVPQYRADGPVRAGIPEHGRIPRYYAVKTELLWLIEALGEGTALPSERELAERFSVSRVTLRQAVGELVLEGKLQRRQGSGTYVAPPKLVQPLSLVSYTEGMRRQGVAPARSVITVEHLPADDVLARDLRITRGDTVVHLERVLLADDERVGLESTYLPEARFPTLVEVFDPTTSLYACLTDRLGVVFAEAEERVETVLTTPREALLIGTNPALPMLLLHRVSYDEDGAPIERVRSLYRGDRFSFVARLRAEA from the coding sequence GTGCCTGCTTCTCACTTCGTTCCCCAGTACCGCGCGGACGGGCCGGTCCGCGCCGGTATCCCCGAGCACGGCCGGATACCCCGCTACTACGCGGTGAAGACCGAGTTGTTGTGGTTGATCGAGGCACTGGGGGAGGGCACCGCCCTGCCGTCCGAGCGGGAGCTCGCCGAGCGGTTCTCGGTGTCCCGCGTGACGCTGCGCCAGGCGGTGGGCGAGCTGGTGCTGGAGGGCAAGCTCCAGCGCCGCCAGGGCAGCGGCACCTACGTCGCGCCCCCCAAGCTGGTGCAGCCGCTGTCCCTGGTCAGCTACACGGAGGGGATGCGGCGGCAGGGCGTGGCCCCGGCGCGCAGCGTGATCACCGTCGAGCACCTGCCCGCGGACGACGTGCTGGCGCGCGACCTGCGCATCACCCGCGGCGACACGGTGGTGCACCTCGAACGCGTGCTGCTCGCCGACGACGAGCGGGTCGGCCTGGAGTCGACCTACCTGCCCGAGGCGCGCTTCCCGACGCTGGTGGAGGTGTTCGACCCGACGACGTCGCTGTACGCGTGCCTGACCGACCGGCTCGGCGTCGTGTTCGCCGAGGCGGAGGAGCGGGTGGAGACGGTGCTGACGACACCGCGCGAGGCGTTGCTGATCGGCACGAACCCGGCGCTGCCGATGCTGCTGCTGCACCGCGTGTCGTACGACGAGGACGGCGCGCCCATCGAGCGCGTGCGGTCGCTGTACCGGGGTGACCGGTTCAGCTTCGTCGCGCGACTCCGCGCGGAGGCATAG
- a CDS encoding TIGR03364 family FAD-dependent oxidoreductase: MRVLIVGGGVLGTMHAWQAVERGHEVVQLEREPEARGASVRNFGLVWVGGRAAGAELDVALRARELWERIGERVPALGFRANGSLTVLRTPAEVAVAEETAARADASERGLKLLDPAEVRALNPAVRGDLLAALWCERDGAVEPRTAQPALRAALEASGRYTWLPGREVRSVSAGRVRDDRGDEHRADVVVLCTGAWLGGVVRELTGGVPVRRVRLQMMQTEPLGEPLTTSVADGDSLRYYPAYRGAALDALNSGQPQPDVAREHAMQLLVVQRLDGGLTIGDTHAYDEPFPFDTEDAPYDHLAAVAEQVLGRPLPRVARRWAGVYAQCRDTSRVVHREQVEPGVWLVTGPGGRGMTCSPAIASDTADEVGL; the protein is encoded by the coding sequence GTGCGAGTGCTCATCGTTGGTGGTGGCGTGCTGGGGACCATGCACGCCTGGCAGGCCGTGGAACGCGGCCACGAAGTGGTCCAACTGGAACGGGAACCCGAGGCGCGAGGGGCCTCGGTGCGCAACTTCGGCCTCGTGTGGGTCGGCGGGCGCGCGGCGGGCGCGGAACTGGACGTCGCGCTGCGCGCCCGCGAGCTGTGGGAGCGGATCGGGGAACGGGTGCCCGCGCTCGGGTTCCGGGCCAACGGCTCGCTGACCGTGCTGCGGACGCCCGCGGAGGTGGCCGTCGCGGAGGAGACCGCCGCGCGGGCCGACGCCTCCGAGCGCGGCCTGAAGCTGCTCGACCCCGCCGAGGTCCGGGCGCTGAACCCGGCGGTGCGGGGCGACCTGCTGGCGGCCCTGTGGTGCGAGCGCGACGGCGCCGTCGAGCCGCGCACCGCGCAGCCGGCGCTGCGGGCCGCCCTGGAGGCGTCCGGCCGCTACACGTGGCTGCCCGGCCGCGAGGTCCGGTCGGTGTCCGCCGGCCGCGTCCGGGACGACCGGGGCGACGAGCACCGCGCCGACGTGGTCGTGCTGTGCACGGGCGCGTGGCTCGGCGGCGTGGTCCGCGAGCTGACCGGCGGCGTGCCGGTGCGCCGGGTGCGGTTGCAGATGATGCAGACCGAGCCGCTGGGCGAGCCGTTGACGACGTCCGTCGCGGACGGCGACAGCCTGCGCTACTACCCGGCCTACCGGGGTGCGGCGCTGGACGCGTTGAACAGCGGCCAGCCCCAGCCCGACGTGGCCCGCGAGCACGCCATGCAGCTCCTGGTGGTGCAGCGCCTCGACGGCGGGCTGACCATCGGCGACACCCACGCGTACGACGAGCCGTTCCCGTTCGACACCGAGGACGCGCCCTACGACCACCTCGCGGCCGTCGCCGAGCAGGTGCTCGGCCGGCCGCTGCCCCGCGTCGCCCGCCGCTGGGCGGGTGTCTACGCGCAGTGCCGGGACACCTCGCGGGTCGTGCACCGGGAGCAGGTCGAGCCGGGCGTGTGGCTGGTGACCGGCCCCGGCGGGCGCGGCATGACGTGCTCGCCCGCCATCGCGTCCGACACGGCCGACGAGGTGGGCCTGTGA
- a CDS encoding phosphonatase-like hydrolase: MTSLVVFDMAGTTVLDDGLVERAFRRALPGATPGMVDYVRATMGQSKIVVFRALLHDEAAAQRANAAFEEAYAALVAEGRCAPVPGAADVIADLRSKGVKVAFSTGFSRATQHVILSALGWTDLADFTTTPAEAGRGRPYPDMVLAAVLGLGLPDVREVAVVGDTPSDVLTGLRAGAGVVAGVLTGAGTRAELAAAGATHVLDSVLDLPAVLEGL, translated from the coding sequence GTGACCTCCCTGGTGGTGTTCGACATGGCCGGTACGACCGTGCTGGACGACGGGCTGGTGGAACGCGCGTTCCGGCGGGCGCTGCCGGGCGCGACGCCCGGCATGGTGGACTACGTCCGGGCCACGATGGGCCAGTCCAAGATCGTCGTGTTCCGCGCGCTGCTGCACGACGAGGCCGCCGCGCAGCGGGCGAACGCGGCGTTCGAGGAGGCGTACGCGGCGCTGGTCGCGGAGGGGCGCTGCGCGCCCGTGCCCGGTGCGGCCGACGTGATCGCCGACCTTCGCTCGAAGGGCGTGAAGGTCGCCTTCAGCACCGGCTTCTCGCGCGCCACGCAGCACGTCATCCTCTCCGCCCTCGGCTGGACCGACCTGGCGGACTTCACGACCACCCCGGCCGAGGCGGGTCGGGGCAGGCCGTACCCGGACATGGTGCTCGCCGCCGTGCTCGGCCTGGGCCTGCCCGACGTCCGCGAGGTCGCCGTCGTCGGCGACACGCCCTCGGACGTGCTGACCGGCCTGCGCGCCGGCGCGGGCGTCGTGGCCGGCGTGCTCACCGGCGCGGGCACGCGCGCCGAACTGGCCGCCGCGGGCGCGACCCACGTCCTCGACTCCGTGCTCGACCTCCCCGCCGTCCTCGAAGGGTTGTGA
- a CDS encoding 2-aminoethylphosphonate ABC transporter substrate-binding protein, with product MTTVFPKVPGIPKVRGVRALPAVGLLLLTTACGGTAGGGTADDRTVTVYTVDGLAGWYGKRAAEFEARTGIAVRLVESGSGEVVTRAERERANPQADVLVTLPPFIQRAEAAGLLAEYAPAGADRVAERTGRYTAIVDNYLGFIRNPKLAVPAPTTWQDLLDPRFQGKLQYSTPGQAGDGTAVLLQLKHVYGDQGALDYLARLEKNNVGPSSSTGKLQPKVSKGEILVANGDLQMNLTSIRDDKSEFEVFFPADERGVRSTFAIPYSAGLATGAPHADNGRKFLDFLLSPEVQRTVATDAMGLPTRSDVPAEGPIAELLAGVEVWQPDWTAVVATLDADLAAYAKAVGR from the coding sequence GTGACGACAGTGTTCCCGAAGGTCCCCGGCATCCCGAAGGTCCGGGGCGTCCGCGCGCTGCCGGCCGTCGGCCTGCTCCTGCTCACCACCGCCTGCGGCGGCACGGCCGGTGGCGGCACGGCCGACGACCGGACCGTCACCGTCTACACCGTCGACGGGCTCGCCGGCTGGTACGGCAAGCGCGCCGCCGAGTTCGAGGCCAGGACCGGCATCGCGGTCCGGCTCGTGGAGAGCGGTTCCGGCGAGGTCGTGACCCGCGCCGAGCGGGAGAGGGCCAACCCGCAGGCCGACGTGCTGGTGACGCTGCCGCCGTTCATCCAGCGCGCCGAGGCGGCCGGGCTGCTCGCCGAGTACGCGCCCGCCGGCGCGGACCGGGTCGCCGAGCGCACCGGCCGGTACACCGCGATCGTCGACAACTACCTGGGCTTCATCCGCAACCCGAAGCTCGCCGTGCCCGCGCCCACGACGTGGCAGGACCTGCTCGACCCGCGGTTCCAGGGCAAGCTCCAGTACTCCACGCCCGGTCAGGCCGGTGACGGCACGGCGGTGTTGTTGCAGCTCAAGCACGTCTACGGCGACCAGGGCGCGCTGGACTACCTGGCCAGGCTGGAGAAGAACAACGTCGGGCCGTCGTCGTCGACCGGCAAGCTCCAGCCGAAGGTCTCCAAGGGCGAGATCCTGGTGGCCAACGGCGACCTCCAGATGAACCTCACCTCGATCCGGGACGACAAGTCCGAGTTCGAGGTGTTCTTCCCGGCCGACGAGCGGGGCGTGCGCTCGACGTTCGCCATCCCGTACTCCGCCGGGCTCGCCACCGGCGCGCCGCACGCGGACAACGGTCGGAAGTTCCTGGACTTCCTGCTCTCGCCCGAGGTCCAGCGCACCGTCGCCACCGACGCGATGGGGCTGCCCACCCGCTCCGACGTGCCCGCCGAGGGCCCGATCGCGGAGCTGCTCGCCGGCGTCGAGGTGTGGCAGCCGGACTGGACGGCCGTGGTCGCGACCCTGGACGCCGACCTCGCGGCGTACGCCAAGGCGGTCGGCCGGTGA
- a CDS encoding ABC transporter ATP-binding protein: protein MTPAVELRGVSVHFGRTVALHGLDLAVAPGETLALLGPSGSGKSTALKAVAGFLRPTSGRVLLAGRDVTDTPPNRRGLGVVVQSYALFPHLKVADNVAFGLRARRMPRRAVAERVEEVLDLVGMAGFRDRYPRQLSGGQQQRVAIARALAIRPPVLLLDEPLSALDAALREEMVAELLRLRSELPDTAIVHVTHDQGEALALADRIAVMRDARLVEVGPTESLYHRPAEAFTASFLGASNLLPVEVVDADTVRLGDVRLAASSGGLPPGEAVALGVRPHRVGVREFTGHGLAARLVAVQWRGTGFRLDLDLELGHRLRAEVPAVEGLAVGSRVEVSIPDGCPLVRVA, encoded by the coding sequence GTGACGCCGGCCGTCGAGCTGCGCGGCGTATCCGTCCACTTCGGACGGACCGTCGCGCTGCACGGCCTGGACCTAGCGGTGGCGCCGGGTGAGACCCTGGCGCTGCTCGGCCCGTCCGGCTCCGGCAAGTCGACCGCGCTCAAGGCCGTGGCCGGGTTCCTCCGGCCCACGTCCGGGCGGGTGCTGCTGGCCGGGCGGGACGTGACGGACACCCCGCCCAACCGCCGCGGGCTCGGGGTCGTCGTGCAGAGCTACGCGCTGTTCCCGCACCTGAAGGTCGCCGACAACGTGGCGTTCGGGCTCCGGGCCCGGCGCATGCCGCGCCGGGCCGTCGCCGAGCGCGTGGAGGAGGTGCTGGACCTGGTCGGCATGGCGGGCTTCCGGGACCGCTACCCGCGCCAGCTCTCCGGCGGCCAGCAGCAGCGGGTGGCCATCGCCCGCGCGCTCGCGATCCGGCCGCCCGTGCTGCTGCTGGACGAGCCGCTGTCGGCGCTGGACGCGGCGCTGCGCGAGGAGATGGTCGCCGAGCTGCTGCGGCTGCGGTCGGAGCTGCCCGACACCGCGATCGTGCACGTGACGCACGACCAGGGCGAGGCGCTGGCGCTGGCCGACCGGATCGCCGTGATGCGGGACGCGCGGCTGGTGGAGGTGGGGCCGACCGAGTCGCTCTACCACCGGCCGGCCGAGGCGTTCACCGCGTCGTTCCTCGGCGCGTCGAACCTGCTGCCGGTGGAGGTGGTGGACGCGGACACGGTGCGGCTCGGCGACGTGCGGCTGGCCGCGTCGTCGGGCGGGCTGCCGCCGGGCGAGGCCGTGGCGCTGGGCGTCCGGCCGCACCGGGTCGGGGTGCGGGAGTTCACCGGGCACGGGCTCGCGGCGCGGCTGGTCGCCGTGCAGTGGCGCGGCACCGGTTTCCGCCTCGACCTGGACTTGGAGCTGGGGCACCGGCTGCGGGCGGAGGTGCCCGCCGTCGAGGGCCTGGCCGTGGGCTCCCGCGTCGAGGTGTCCATCCCGGACGGTTGTCCGCTGGTGCGGGTGGCGTGA
- a CDS encoding 2-aminoethylphosphonate ABC transporter permease subunit: MRRLVWLLPPVAVLVVFFGYPLALVLHQSFVADDGAIGLATWREVLTSAEFGRALGRTALLAVAATVGCLVLGVFLALVIAFAPFPGARAVSRLVDVVLAFPSFLIALAFTFLYGSAGVLNAALGSGSVDFLYSPWGVLLAEITFYTPFVMRPALAAFSQVPGAQLDVAASLGASPWRVLRQVVLPEALPALASGACLTLLLCMNEFGIVLFVGAKDVITLPMLVYTKAIVTFDYPAACVVAVVNVVFSGALYALHRWVFAKGAGRAAVDAA, from the coding sequence ATGCGGCGGTTGGTCTGGCTGCTGCCGCCGGTCGCGGTGCTGGTGGTGTTCTTCGGCTACCCCCTGGCGCTGGTGCTGCACCAGTCCTTCGTGGCCGACGACGGCGCGATCGGCCTGGCGACCTGGCGGGAGGTGCTGACGTCGGCGGAGTTCGGGCGGGCCCTGGGTCGGACGGCCCTGCTGGCGGTCGCGGCGACCGTCGGGTGCCTGGTGCTGGGCGTGTTCCTGGCCCTGGTGATCGCGTTCGCGCCGTTCCCCGGCGCGCGGGCCGTCTCGCGGCTGGTGGACGTCGTGCTGGCGTTCCCGTCGTTCCTGATCGCCCTGGCGTTCACGTTCCTGTACGGCAGCGCGGGCGTGCTCAACGCCGCGCTGGGCAGCGGGTCGGTGGACTTCCTGTACTCGCCGTGGGGCGTGCTGCTCGCCGAGATCACGTTCTACACGCCGTTCGTGATGCGGCCCGCGTTGGCGGCGTTCAGCCAGGTACCGGGCGCGCAGCTGGACGTGGCGGCCAGCTTGGGCGCGTCGCCGTGGCGGGTGCTGCGGCAGGTGGTGCTGCCCGAGGCGCTGCCCGCGCTGGCGTCCGGGGCCTGCCTGACCCTGCTGCTGTGCATGAACGAGTTCGGGATCGTGCTGTTCGTCGGGGCGAAGGACGTCATCACGCTGCCGATGCTGGTGTACACCAAGGCGATCGTGACGTTCGACTACCCGGCCGCGTGCGTCGTCGCCGTGGTGAACGTCGTGTTCTCCGGCGCGCTGTACGCCCTGCACCGGTGGGTGTTCGCGAAGGGAGCGGGCCGTGCTGCTGTGGACGCGGCGTAG
- a CDS encoding ABC transporter permease, producing the protein MLLWTRRSRALAVAVFAVLFTVVVVAPLAMIVLASVAGSWNGVLPAELTGAHLASAVRGDAVASAVVSAQTAVIAALAAVVLGTWLALGSERAPGPVRRVVDAAAHLPLAVPSVVVGLGLLVAFSRPPLLLNGTRWIVLVAHLVILLPFTFSVVSAAQRRVDPLVAAVAASLGASPARVLWQVRLPALLPAMSASASLGLALSMGEVGATIMLYPPDWRTLPVSVFALTDRGQVFAASASTVLLLGITLVGLVALGAVRSRAAER; encoded by the coding sequence GTGCTGCTGTGGACGCGGCGTAGTCGCGCGCTGGCCGTGGCGGTGTTCGCGGTGCTGTTCACGGTCGTGGTGGTCGCACCACTGGCGATGATCGTGCTGGCGTCGGTGGCCGGGTCGTGGAACGGCGTGCTGCCCGCGGAACTCACCGGCGCGCACCTCGCCTCCGCCGTCCGCGGCGACGCCGTGGCCAGCGCGGTGGTGAGCGCCCAGACGGCGGTGATCGCGGCGTTGGCGGCGGTCGTGCTGGGCACGTGGTTGGCGCTGGGGTCGGAACGCGCGCCCGGTCCGGTGCGGCGGGTGGTGGACGCGGCGGCGCACCTGCCGCTGGCCGTGCCGTCGGTGGTGGTCGGGTTGGGTCTGCTGGTGGCGTTCAGCCGGCCACCGCTGCTGTTGAACGGCACGCGCTGGATCGTGCTCGTCGCGCACCTGGTGATCCTGCTGCCGTTCACCTTCAGCGTCGTGTCCGCGGCGCAGCGGCGCGTGGACCCGCTCGTGGCGGCCGTGGCGGCGAGCCTCGGCGCGTCACCGGCGCGCGTGCTGTGGCAGGTGCGGCTGCCCGCGCTGCTGCCCGCGATGTCCGCGTCCGCGTCGCTGGGGCTGGCGCTGTCGATGGGCGAGGTGGGCGCGACGATCATGCTGTACCCACCGGACTGGCGGACGCTCCCGGTGAGCGTGTTCGCGCTGACCGACCGGGGCCAGGTGTTCGCGGCGTCCGCGTCCACCGTGCTGCTGCTGGGCATCACGCTGGTCGGGTTGGTGGCCCTGGGTGCGGTCCGGTCCCGCGCGGCGGAACGCTAG
- a CDS encoding RtcB family protein has product MTATTISGARVDIRLWADPAEVEEQALRQLRNIASLPWAVKHVAVMPDVHYGLGATVGSVIALKDAVSPAAVGVDIGCGMTAVKTSLTAEDLPASLLPLRTALEAAVPVGFAMHEEPVVARDAFWDAFDRLTPSLKLDKAVRQVGTLGGGNHFLEICLDTDGRVWVMLHSGSRGVGNQLAQHHIAVARELAHNAELPDPDLAVFLAGTPEMAAYRHDLYWAQEYARRNRAAMTDLVGDVLRAHFPHVTFDEPISAHHNYVSEEHHFGEDVLVTRKGAIRARKGELGIIPGSMGTGSYIVRGLGNPDSFESASHGAGRRMSRTKARKTFTADDLAAQTAGVECRKDVGVVDEIPGAYKDLDAVIARQSDLVEVVTRLKQVVCVKG; this is encoded by the coding sequence ATGACTGCTACCACGATTTCCGGCGCGCGCGTCGACATCCGTCTTTGGGCCGACCCGGCCGAGGTCGAGGAGCAGGCTCTCCGGCAGTTGCGCAACATCGCCTCGTTGCCCTGGGCCGTCAAGCACGTCGCCGTCATGCCGGACGTGCACTACGGGTTGGGTGCGACGGTCGGGTCGGTCATCGCGTTGAAGGACGCCGTGTCGCCGGCCGCGGTCGGTGTGGACATCGGTTGTGGCATGACGGCGGTGAAGACCTCGCTCACCGCCGAGGACCTGCCGGCCAGCCTGCTGCCCCTGCGCACCGCCCTGGAGGCCGCGGTGCCGGTCGGGTTCGCCATGCACGAGGAGCCGGTCGTGGCGCGGGACGCGTTCTGGGACGCGTTCGACCGGCTGACGCCGTCCCTCAAGCTGGACAAGGCGGTGCGGCAGGTCGGCACGCTCGGCGGCGGCAACCACTTCCTGGAGATCTGCCTGGACACCGACGGCCGGGTCTGGGTGATGCTGCACTCCGGGTCGCGCGGTGTCGGCAACCAGTTGGCGCAGCACCACATCGCGGTCGCGCGGGAGTTGGCGCACAACGCCGAGCTGCCCGACCCGGACCTCGCGGTGTTCCTCGCGGGCACGCCGGAGATGGCCGCCTACCGGCACGACCTGTACTGGGCGCAGGAGTACGCCCGTCGGAACCGGGCGGCGATGACCGACCTGGTCGGCGACGTGCTGCGCGCGCACTTCCCGCACGTGACGTTCGACGAGCCGATCAGCGCGCACCACAACTACGTGTCGGAGGAGCACCACTTCGGGGAGGACGTCCTGGTGACCCGGAAGGGCGCGATCCGCGCGCGGAAGGGCGAGTTGGGGATCATCCCCGGTTCGATGGGCACCGGCTCGTACATCGTGCGCGGTCTCGGCAACCCGGACTCGTTCGAGTCCGCGTCGCACGGCGCGGGGCGGCGGATGTCGCGGACCAAGGCGCGCAAGACGTTCACCGCCGACGACCTGGCGGCGCAGACGGCGGGCGTCGAGTGCCGCAAGGACGTCGGCGTCGTGGACGAGATTCCGGGCGCGTACAAGGACTTGGACGCCGTGATCGCGCGGCAGAGCGACCTGGTCGAGGTCGTGACCAGGCTCAAGCAGGTGGTGTGCGTCAAGGGCTAG
- a CDS encoding ABC transporter permease: protein MSTIVQALGDGAVVAKRNLIKIKRVPDLLVFSTLSPIMFVLLFAYVFGGSIQIPGMDYREFLMAGIFAQTVVFGATITGSGLAEDIQKGVIDRFRSLPMARSAVLIGRTTSDLANNVIVILVMSVTGLIVGWRINSSFFEALAGFALLLLFAYAVSWGMAIVGLMVRSPEVFNNASFIAIFPLTFIANTFVQESKLPGVLKTFAEWNPVSAVTQAARELFGNTNPAFPPPDVWSLQHPVLTTLIWVVIFLVVFVPLATRQYRKAVSR, encoded by the coding sequence ATGAGCACCATCGTGCAGGCGCTGGGTGACGGCGCGGTCGTCGCCAAGCGCAACCTGATCAAGATCAAGCGCGTGCCGGACCTGCTGGTCTTCTCCACGCTGTCGCCGATCATGTTCGTGCTGCTGTTCGCGTACGTGTTCGGCGGCTCCATCCAGATCCCCGGCATGGACTACCGCGAGTTCCTGATGGCGGGCATCTTCGCGCAGACCGTGGTGTTCGGCGCGACCATCACCGGCAGCGGCCTGGCGGAGGACATCCAGAAGGGCGTCATCGACCGGTTCCGCTCGCTGCCGATGGCGCGCTCGGCGGTGCTCATCGGGCGGACGACGTCGGACCTGGCGAACAACGTCATCGTCATCCTGGTGATGTCGGTGACCGGTCTCATCGTGGGCTGGCGGATCAACTCGTCGTTCTTCGAGGCGCTGGCGGGCTTCGCGCTGCTGCTGCTGTTCGCCTACGCCGTGTCGTGGGGCATGGCGATCGTGGGCCTGATGGTGCGCAGCCCGGAGGTGTTCAACAACGCCAGCTTCATCGCCATCTTCCCGCTGACGTTCATCGCGAACACGTTCGTGCAGGAGAGCAAGCTGCCCGGCGTGCTGAAGACGTTCGCCGAGTGGAACCCGGTCTCGGCGGTCACCCAGGCGGCCCGAGAACTGTTCGGCAACACGAACCCGGCGTTCCCGCCGCCCGACGTGTGGTCCCTCCAGCACCCCGTGCTCACCACCCTGATCTGGGTGGTGATCTTCCTGGTCGTCTTCGTCCCCTTGGCGACCCGCCAGTACCGCAAGGCGGTCAGCCGCTGA
- a CDS encoding ATP-binding cassette domain-containing protein: MADAIVAEGLVKRYGSVVALDGLDLVVPEGTIMGLLGPNGAGKTTTVRVLTTLLEHDEGRATVAGLDVVADAKALRRKIGLSGQYAAVDENLTGFENLDMVGRLYHLGKKRARERARELLDRFDLVDAADRPVKGYSGGMRRRLDLAGALVAKPSVLFLDEPTTGLDPRSRLGMWDVIEELVAGGTTLLLTTQYLEEADRLADKIAVIDHGHVIALGTADELKAQVGGERLELSLGSAQDVARAREVLAPLAIGEFVVDERGHRLTVPVSGGSEVLVDGIRRLDAEAIKVLDVGLRRPTLDDVFLALTGHAAEEKQEEQGE, translated from the coding sequence ATGGCAGACGCAATCGTGGCCGAAGGACTGGTCAAACGCTACGGGTCGGTCGTCGCCCTGGACGGGCTCGACCTCGTGGTGCCGGAGGGCACCATCATGGGCCTGCTGGGGCCCAACGGCGCGGGCAAGACGACAACGGTCCGCGTGCTCACCACGCTGCTGGAGCACGACGAGGGCAGGGCCACGGTCGCGGGCTTGGACGTCGTCGCCGACGCCAAGGCGCTGCGCCGCAAGATCGGCCTGTCCGGCCAGTACGCGGCGGTCGACGAGAACCTGACCGGCTTCGAGAACCTCGACATGGTGGGGCGGCTCTACCACCTGGGCAAGAAGCGCGCCCGCGAACGGGCGCGGGAACTGCTCGACCGGTTCGACCTCGTCGACGCCGCCGACCGGCCGGTGAAGGGCTACTCCGGCGGCATGCGCCGCCGCCTCGACCTCGCCGGCGCGCTGGTGGCGAAGCCGAGCGTGCTGTTCCTGGACGAGCCGACCACCGGCCTCGACCCGCGCAGCAGGCTCGGCATGTGGGACGTCATCGAGGAACTCGTCGCGGGCGGCACCACGCTCCTGCTGACCACGCAGTACCTGGAGGAGGCCGACCGGCTGGCGGACAAGATCGCGGTCATCGACCACGGCCACGTCATCGCGCTCGGCACGGCCGACGAACTGAAGGCGCAGGTCGGCGGCGAGCGGCTGGAGCTGTCGCTCGGCTCGGCGCAGGACGTGGCGCGGGCGCGGGAAGTGCTGGCCCCGCTGGCGATCGGCGAGTTCGTGGTGGACGAGCGGGGCCACCGGCTGACCGTGCCGGTCTCCGGTGGCTCCGAGGTGCTGGTGGACGGCATCCGCAGGCTGGACGCGGAAGCGATCAAGGTGCTCGACGTCGGCCTGCGCAGGCCGACGCTGGACGACGTGTTCCTCGCGCTGACCGGGCACGCGGCCGAGGAGAAGCAGGAGGAGCAGGGGGAATGA
- a CDS encoding GNAT family N-acetyltransferase, with translation MREFYGVDGHDYDEERVTAALGPLLADDRYGQVWLFDTGYAVVTWGYSLESGGRDALLDEFFVRNRGGGVGGRVIAELVAACRAAGARKVFLETEAPNDAARRFYRRHGFEPEASTWMSRVLSDQ, from the coding sequence GTGCGCGAGTTCTACGGCGTGGACGGGCACGACTACGACGAGGAACGCGTGACGGCCGCCCTGGGGCCGCTGCTCGCGGACGACCGGTACGGCCAGGTGTGGCTGTTCGACACCGGCTACGCCGTGGTGACGTGGGGCTACTCGCTGGAGTCCGGCGGCCGGGACGCGCTGCTGGACGAGTTCTTCGTGCGCAACCGGGGCGGCGGCGTGGGCGGGCGGGTCATCGCCGAGCTCGTGGCGGCGTGCCGGGCGGCGGGCGCGCGGAAGGTGTTCCTGGAGACCGAGGCGCCCAACGACGCGGCGCGCCGCTTCTACCGGCGGCACGGCTTCGAGCCGGAGGCGTCCACCTGGATGAGCCGGGTGCTGTCAGACCAGTAA
- a CDS encoding HNH endonuclease — protein MIRLSRTALPDDLAGRLVPLTDEITAAPDRVRTARAAWKRAAVRRSVHAPLRRLLEDMAPGHQRCMYCGDSQGTDIDHFEPLSRNPLRTFDWLNHLLACSTCNSNLKRDRFPLAGDGTPLLVDPTAEDPFDHLLLTLALGTYVALTPKGQATIDVCGLNRPVLTRGREQARRVVVASLLRWARGRDRGAADEMREAVLTVRWQPFADVCQSMLRLALMPGAARVLDEPVLSLLRDRELRDRLLV, from the coding sequence GTGATCCGGCTGTCCCGGACCGCGCTGCCGGACGACCTCGCGGGCCGGCTGGTCCCGCTGACCGACGAGATCACCGCCGCGCCGGACCGGGTGCGGACGGCGCGGGCGGCGTGGAAGCGGGCCGCGGTGCGGCGTTCGGTGCACGCGCCGCTGCGGCGGCTGCTGGAGGACATGGCGCCCGGCCACCAGCGGTGCATGTACTGCGGTGACAGCCAGGGCACCGACATCGACCACTTCGAGCCGTTGTCCCGGAACCCGTTGCGCACCTTCGACTGGCTCAACCACCTGCTCGCCTGCTCGACGTGCAACAGCAACCTCAAGCGCGACCGGTTCCCGCTGGCGGGCGACGGCACCCCGCTCCTGGTCGACCCGACCGCCGAGGACCCGTTCGACCACCTGCTGCTCACGCTCGCGCTCGGCACGTACGTGGCGCTGACGCCCAAGGGGCAGGCGACCATCGACGTGTGCGGGCTGAACCGGCCGGTGCTGACGCGCGGTCGCGAGCAGGCGCGCCGCGTCGTGGTGGCGAGCCTGCTGCGGTGGGCGCGGGGACGGGACCGCGGCGCGGCCGACGAGATGCGCGAGGCCGTGCTGACCGTGCGGTGGCAGCCGTTCGCCGACGTGTGCCAGTCGATGCTGCGGCTGGCCCTGATGCCGGGCGCGGCGCGGGTGCTGGACGAGCCCGTGCTGTCCCTGCTGCGCGACCGCGAACTGCGGGACCGCTTACTGGTCTGA